Proteins encoded together in one Halothermothrix orenii H 168 window:
- a CDS encoding carbohydrate ABC transporter permease, which yields MGTKVNLKKIILNVILLVIVITWVLPTLGLLVTSFRPSNEIMKTGWWTVLSNPLKITQFTLENYKDVLKTNGVANAFKNSFFITIIGCTLPVIVASFAAFGLSKLNLEGKKIFYGIVLALMVVPIQLTFIPVLKLYNTLGLSGSFLGVWLAHTAYGLPFAIYMLHNYFQSLPDDLFEAASIDGASVGTMFFRLALPLSTPALASLVIFQFLWVWNDLLVALIYLGGSPDVAPLTLRLSTLVGSHGQSWHLLTSAAFISMVIPLIIFFTLQKYFVRGMLAGSVKG from the coding sequence ATGGGTACAAAGGTAAATCTTAAAAAAATAATTCTAAATGTTATCCTGTTGGTAATTGTTATTACCTGGGTATTACCAACTTTGGGGTTACTGGTTACATCTTTTCGTCCCTCTAATGAAATTATGAAAACCGGATGGTGGACAGTATTAAGCAATCCCTTAAAAATAACCCAGTTTACCCTTGAAAACTATAAAGATGTACTCAAAACAAATGGTGTTGCCAATGCCTTTAAAAATAGCTTTTTTATTACCATTATTGGATGTACCCTGCCAGTTATTGTGGCTTCATTTGCTGCCTTCGGTCTCTCAAAGCTGAACCTGGAGGGGAAGAAAATATTTTATGGGATTGTACTCGCCCTGATGGTGGTTCCCATTCAGTTAACCTTTATTCCAGTGCTTAAACTTTATAATACACTTGGGCTCTCTGGCTCTTTTCTGGGGGTCTGGTTAGCCCATACCGCTTATGGATTGCCCTTTGCAATATATATGCTGCATAACTACTTTCAGTCATTACCAGATGACCTTTTTGAAGCAGCGTCCATTGATGGAGCTTCTGTCGGAACGATGTTTTTCAGGCTGGCGTTACCTCTTTCGACACCAGCTCTGGCTTCACTTGTTATTTTTCAGTTCTTATGGGTCTGGAATGATTTATTGGTAGCCCTTATATACCTCGGTGGGAGTCCTGATGTAGCTCCATTGACTTTAAGGCTCTCAACTCTGGTTGGTTCCCATGGACAGAGCTGGCATCTTTTAACTTCAGCTGCATTTATTTCGATGGTTATTCCCCTGATAATTTTCTTTACCCTGCAGAAGTATTTTGTCAGGGGTATGTTGGCCGGTTCTGTTAAAGGATAA
- a CDS encoding glycerophosphodiester phosphodiesterase, whose amino-acid sequence MNVSKEHVNIIGHRGAAGLAPENTQISFEMASQSGIDGVEFDVQMTKDKKLVVIHDHDVKRITKEDGLVKDFTLTEIKKLDAGGYFSPEYKGQQILTLEETLDLVKDFNIINLEIKNGPVIYPEIEEKVIYVIKQFKLEDKIIISSFNHYTLNKIKQIEPDIKTGVLYMAGLYQPWEYINKIKAWSAHPYFAGVRPEIVRGCQKKGVNVIVFGVNDDHVIEKLIKMGVDGIITDFPDRAKDIRDKYLNL is encoded by the coding sequence ATGAATGTTTCAAAAGAACATGTTAACATTATAGGACACCGGGGGGCAGCCGGTCTGGCCCCTGAGAATACACAAATATCTTTTGAGATGGCCTCTCAGAGTGGAATCGATGGTGTGGAATTTGATGTTCAGATGACTAAAGACAAAAAACTGGTAGTTATACACGACCATGATGTAAAAAGAATCACAAAAGAAGACGGTCTGGTTAAAGACTTTACATTAACTGAAATCAAAAAGCTGGATGCTGGTGGCTACTTCAGCCCTGAATATAAAGGTCAACAGATATTAACTCTGGAAGAAACCCTGGATCTGGTTAAAGATTTTAACATAATAAATCTGGAGATTAAAAATGGTCCTGTCATTTATCCTGAGATAGAAGAAAAAGTAATCTATGTAATAAAACAATTCAAGCTTGAAGATAAAATAATTATTTCATCATTTAACCATTACACCCTGAATAAAATCAAACAGATAGAACCTGACATTAAAACCGGGGTTCTTTATATGGCCGGATTATATCAGCCCTGGGAATACATAAATAAAATTAAAGCCTGGTCAGCCCATCCATATTTTGCCGGGGTCAGGCCAGAGATAGTCAGGGGATGTCAAAAAAAAGGGGTAAATGTAATTGTCTTCGGTGTAAATGATGACCATGTTATCGAAAAGTTAATTAAAATGGGGGTTGATGGAATCATAACAGATTTTCCTGACAGAGCTAAAGACATCCGGGATAAATATTTAAATTTATAA
- a CDS encoding LacI family DNA-binding transcriptional regulator yields MADKQKHHTLESIAKLAGVSRSTVSRVINNKGNVSEKARKKVLSVIKKEKYYPNASARSLASRKTNNIGIIFWGHDPEFLSNPIYYEILQGIQRESLKHDLNLVLYTTHKEEEKRQELCYKIIGQKNVDGLIVIGSLMYFDYLKLFANNDLPVVIIGKRDTKNLDIPYVCTDYEDGIYKATRHLLSLGRKEIVLLQSTVDYYFLEDKLRGYKRALEEKNIKFNSDYIIEVTSNNEDYVEKIVRNHILTIKNINAIICANDILAQNLIKVITSQGIAVPDNISVIGFNDINTARYFNPPLTTVKQNKIKLGINAVRTLLRKINGEETGNVVLDAELVVRGSTAPLK; encoded by the coding sequence GTGGCTGATAAACAAAAACACCATACTCTGGAAAGTATAGCTAAACTGGCCGGGGTTTCCAGGTCAACCGTTTCCAGGGTAATTAATAATAAGGGAAATGTCAGTGAAAAAGCCCGGAAAAAGGTGCTATCAGTTATTAAAAAAGAAAAATATTATCCCAATGCTTCAGCCAGAAGCCTGGCTTCCCGGAAAACTAACAATATAGGGATAATATTCTGGGGTCATGACCCTGAATTTTTATCTAATCCAATTTATTATGAAATTCTACAGGGTATTCAAAGAGAGTCCTTAAAACATGACCTCAACCTGGTTTTGTATACAACCCATAAAGAAGAAGAGAAAAGACAGGAGCTTTGCTATAAGATTATTGGACAGAAAAATGTTGATGGACTAATTGTTATTGGTTCCCTCATGTATTTTGATTACTTAAAACTTTTTGCCAATAATGACCTTCCTGTTGTTATTATTGGGAAAAGAGATACCAAAAACCTGGACATTCCATATGTTTGTACGGATTACGAAGATGGAATTTATAAAGCAACAAGGCATCTTTTAAGCCTGGGAAGGAAAGAAATTGTTCTTTTACAGTCAACGGTGGATTATTATTTTCTTGAAGATAAATTGAGGGGTTATAAAAGAGCACTAGAAGAAAAAAATATTAAATTTAATTCTGATTACATAATAGAAGTAACATCAAATAACGAAGATTATGTTGAAAAAATAGTCAGGAACCATATATTAACTATAAAAAATATTAATGCCATAATTTGTGCTAACGATATTTTAGCTCAAAATTTAATTAAGGTAATAACATCACAGGGAATTGCTGTACCTGACAACATCTCAGTAATTGGTTTTAATGATATAAATACAGCTAGATATTTTAACCCACCATTGACAACAGTAAAACAAAATAAAATAAAGCTGGGGATAAATGCCGTCAGGACCTTATTAAGAAAAATAAATGGAGAAGAGACCGGTAATGTTGTTCTCGATGCTGAACTGGTGGTGAGGGGGTCAACTGCCCCTTTAAAATAA
- a CDS encoding carbohydrate ABC transporter permease, with protein MSFMDRTGSEFVGLENYNYAFTSESMLIAFRNNLLWLIIFTLGTVGLGLIFAILTDKVPYEKLAKSIIFMPMAISFVGAGIIWKFVYTYKPPIFDQIGLLNQIMVLIGKEPKGWLLEGPWVNNIALIYVGIWIWTGFSMVILSAAYKNIPSHLLEAAKVDGANWWQTFRYVVIPELLPTIIVVITSNVIRTFKMFDIIYVMTNGNYGTEVIANRMYKEMFKYRHFGRASAIAVILFILVLPVIIMNIKKMKQENN; from the coding sequence ATGAGTTTTATGGATAGAACCGGTAGTGAGTTTGTAGGACTTGAAAATTATAATTATGCTTTTACAAGTGAGTCGATGTTAATAGCATTTCGTAATAATTTATTATGGTTAATAATATTTACACTGGGTACTGTGGGACTGGGCTTAATTTTTGCTATTTTGACAGATAAAGTACCCTATGAAAAGTTAGCTAAATCAATTATTTTTATGCCAATGGCTATATCTTTTGTCGGGGCCGGTATCATATGGAAATTTGTATATACTTATAAGCCTCCAATTTTCGATCAGATTGGTTTGCTTAACCAGATAATGGTTTTAATCGGAAAAGAACCGAAAGGATGGTTGTTGGAAGGGCCGTGGGTTAATAATATAGCATTGATATATGTAGGAATATGGATATGGACAGGGTTCAGTATGGTTATTCTTTCAGCTGCTTATAAAAATATTCCTTCCCATTTACTGGAGGCAGCAAAGGTAGATGGTGCGAACTGGTGGCAGACATTTCGTTATGTTGTTATACCGGAATTGTTACCAACTATAATTGTTGTTATTACCTCAAATGTTATCCGGACTTTTAAAATGTTTGATATTATTTATGTCATGACAAATGGTAACTATGGAACCGAAGTAATAGCCAATAGAATGTATAAAGAAATGTTTAAATACAGGCATTTTGGTCGGGCCAGTGCAATTGCTGTAATTCTGTTTATATTAGTACTACCAGTAATAATTATGAATATTAAGAAAATGAAGCAGGAAAACAACTAA
- a CDS encoding LacI family DNA-binding transcriptional regulator, with the protein MAPTIKDVAEKAGVSPATVSRVFNNKGSIADHTRKKVLEAAKKLKYTPRNYTKNNRKKGENVGIIFSKRISTNLVGDPFYGQVMEGVEESLKKYNYNLFFKTISGIKNEDVYTINSLIKDQDLAGLILTGYEIDKELILDIKNSNIPLVLIDNDLWDENIDCVVTDNISGARKIVNYLIELGHKRIAFFGGPLSHVSLEERYIGYKQALKLAGIEKDDNLIYFCKPFSEIADAFKAAYSFFSNVKTLPSAVFTGNDKIAIGVMKALKELGYRIPQDISIAGFDDIEMAKHTLPSLTTVRIFKKEMGILAGKRLYELINNITPSPIKLVVSVETIIRGSTSKYYN; encoded by the coding sequence ATGGCTCCAACAATTAAAGATGTAGCAGAAAAAGCAGGGGTTTCACCGGCTACTGTGTCGAGGGTTTTTAATAACAAAGGGAGTATTGCTGACCATACTCGTAAGAAAGTTCTGGAAGCAGCTAAAAAACTAAAATATACTCCGCGAAACTATACAAAAAACAATAGAAAAAAAGGAGAAAATGTAGGTATAATTTTCAGTAAACGTATCTCCACAAATCTAGTTGGAGATCCTTTTTATGGGCAGGTTATGGAAGGTGTTGAAGAAAGTTTAAAAAAATATAATTATAATTTGTTTTTTAAAACAATTTCCGGCATAAAGAACGAAGATGTTTATACAATTAATTCTTTAATCAAAGATCAGGATCTAGCTGGTTTAATTTTAACGGGTTATGAAATAGATAAAGAATTAATTTTAGACATAAAAAATAGTAATATACCTCTTGTGTTAATTGATAATGATTTATGGGATGAGAATATAGATTGTGTGGTTACCGATAACATATCTGGAGCCAGAAAAATAGTAAATTATTTAATTGAATTGGGTCATAAACGTATAGCTTTTTTTGGAGGCCCTTTAAGTCATGTTTCCCTTGAAGAGAGGTATATTGGTTATAAGCAGGCTTTAAAACTGGCTGGTATTGAAAAAGATGATAACTTAATATATTTCTGTAAACCTTTTAGTGAAATAGCGGATGCTTTCAAAGCTGCTTACAGTTTTTTTTCGAATGTGAAGACTTTACCTTCTGCAGTTTTTACTGGAAATGATAAAATTGCTATCGGTGTAATGAAAGCATTAAAAGAGTTAGGTTATAGAATCCCTCAAGATATATCTATTGCAGGTTTTGATGATATTGAAATGGCCAAACACACTCTTCCATCTCTTACTACAGTTAGAATATTTAAAAAAGAAATGGGTATTTTAGCTGGAAAACGATTGTATGAATTAATAAATAATATTACCCCAAGTCCTATCAAATTGGTTGTTTCTGTAGAAACCATTATTAGAGGTTCTACATCAAAATACTATAATTAA
- a CDS encoding FAD-dependent oxidoreductase, with amino-acid sequence MTEYDVIVCGGGPGGIAASIGAARMGKKVLLVERYGFLGGGATAMLVNPFMTYYSGERQIIRGIFQEIVERLKDMNAFGNSLMKETPWAFDPEAFKVVADRLCSENGVNIHFHAMLAGVETCGNEINSIKVVTKGGLKKLKAKIYVDSTGDADLAYLAGVRVEKGRPKDGLTQPMTLNFRMANVDLERMPSRGEITEKYIEAKEKGIIDCPREDILFFFTTNPGVVHFNQTRVIKHDPTDSESLSKAEIEGRRQSWELSRWLIKNIPGFENAYLQQTATQIGIRESRRVIGDYVLTVNDLLKTRKFDDVVACGSYPIDIHNPEGEGTIMKYLEEGEWYDIPYRCLVPQNLNNLLIGSRSISSTHEAHSSLRVMPIVFAIGQAAGIAAAVSLETGKNPHRIDYRILQEELIKQGAFLGDNVIVE; translated from the coding sequence ATGACTGAATATGATGTTATTGTATGTGGTGGTGGTCCCGGGGGGATCGCAGCTTCCATTGGGGCTGCCCGGATGGGCAAAAAAGTCCTTCTGGTAGAAAGGTATGGTTTTCTCGGTGGTGGGGCAACAGCCATGCTGGTAAACCCCTTTATGACCTACTATTCAGGAGAAAGACAGATTATCAGGGGTATTTTCCAGGAAATAGTAGAACGGTTAAAGGATATGAACGCCTTTGGTAACAGCTTAATGAAAGAAACCCCCTGGGCCTTTGACCCTGAAGCTTTTAAGGTGGTAGCTGACCGTCTCTGCTCGGAAAATGGAGTTAATATCCATTTCCATGCCATGTTAGCCGGTGTTGAAACCTGTGGAAATGAAATTAACAGTATAAAGGTGGTTACTAAAGGTGGTTTAAAGAAATTAAAGGCTAAAATATATGTTGATAGTACTGGTGATGCTGATCTGGCTTATTTAGCAGGGGTTAGAGTAGAAAAAGGGAGACCTAAGGATGGTTTAACCCAGCCCATGACCTTGAATTTTAGAATGGCCAACGTAGACTTAGAAAGAATGCCTTCCCGGGGAGAAATAACAGAAAAATATATAGAAGCTAAAGAGAAAGGAATAATTGACTGTCCCCGTGAAGATATTTTATTTTTCTTTACAACAAACCCCGGGGTGGTCCATTTTAACCAGACCAGGGTTATTAAGCATGACCCTACTGATTCTGAGTCTTTGAGCAAAGCAGAAATTGAAGGAAGAAGGCAGAGCTGGGAGTTATCACGGTGGTTAATTAAAAATATTCCTGGGTTTGAGAATGCCTATCTTCAGCAAACAGCAACCCAGATAGGGATCAGGGAATCACGCCGGGTTATTGGGGATTATGTATTAACTGTTAATGACCTCCTGAAAACTAGAAAATTTGATGATGTTGTTGCCTGTGGGAGTTATCCTATAGATATTCATAATCCAGAGGGTGAAGGTACGATTATGAAGTACCTTGAAGAAGGAGAATGGTATGACATCCCTTATCGTTGCCTTGTTCCTCAAAACTTAAATAATTTACTGATCGGTAGCCGTTCTATTTCGTCAACCCATGAGGCCCATTCTTCATTGAGGGTTATGCCTATAGTTTTTGCCATTGGTCAGGCAGCTGGAATTGCAGCTGCAGTCAGTCTGGAAACAGGTAAAAACCCGCATCGAATCGATTATAGAATTTTACAGGAAGAGTTAATAAAACAGGGGGCTTTTCTGGGTGATAATGTAATAGTGGAGTAA
- a CDS encoding ABC transporter substrate-binding protein, whose translation MLIIVFAFTGVSVADNGSLTVMAQWGGQELDAFMKVIERFEEKTGIDVKYESTRDTSTVLVTRIQAGNPPEVCVIPDLGLIKDLGQEGSLVDLNKVLDMDRIKEEYNDVWLDLTTVDGHMYGLVMTADIKSLIWYNPKAFKARGYEVPGTLDELMSLTERMARKGDIPWAVGLESGPASGWPGTDWIEDLVLRLAGPEVFDKWINHEIPWTDPRIKEAFEYFGKIVKNSKYVWGGPTSVLMTNFGDAVAPLYTEPPQAFMHKQASFITSFILEHNPDLVAGEDYDFFPFPPAEKGEGVPVLGAADMVSMLKDTPEARKFVDFLSTPEAQTIFIKELGKIGVNKTIDLAVYPDKITRKMARTLLNASVFRFDGSNSMPAAVGSGAFNPGILDYVRGKDLDDVLKSIEAVAEENY comes from the coding sequence TTGCTTATTATTGTATTTGCTTTTACAGGTGTTTCAGTTGCTGATAATGGTAGTTTAACCGTAATGGCCCAGTGGGGTGGTCAGGAACTTGATGCCTTTATGAAAGTTATTGAAAGGTTTGAGGAGAAAACTGGTATTGACGTTAAATATGAAAGCACCCGTGATACTTCCACTGTACTGGTTACCAGAATCCAGGCAGGAAACCCGCCTGAAGTATGTGTTATCCCTGACCTTGGTTTGATTAAAGACCTTGGTCAAGAAGGGAGTTTAGTTGATCTGAATAAGGTTCTGGATATGGACAGGATTAAAGAAGAATATAACGATGTCTGGCTTGACTTAACTACTGTAGATGGCCACATGTATGGTCTGGTAATGACCGCCGATATTAAAAGTCTTATCTGGTATAATCCTAAAGCCTTTAAAGCCAGGGGGTATGAGGTCCCTGGAACCCTGGATGAACTGATGAGTTTAACTGAGAGAATGGCCAGAAAGGGAGATATTCCCTGGGCTGTAGGATTAGAATCTGGTCCGGCCAGTGGCTGGCCAGGTACTGACTGGATTGAGGATCTTGTCTTAAGGTTGGCAGGCCCTGAAGTATTTGATAAATGGATTAACCATGAGATCCCCTGGACAGATCCAAGAATAAAAGAGGCCTTTGAGTACTTCGGAAAAATCGTTAAAAACTCAAAATATGTCTGGGGTGGACCAACCAGTGTCCTAATGACTAATTTTGGCGATGCTGTAGCCCCACTTTATACTGAACCTCCACAGGCTTTTATGCATAAACAGGCTAGCTTTATTACCAGTTTCATATTGGAACATAATCCTGACCTTGTGGCCGGTGAAGATTATGATTTCTTCCCCTTCCCACCGGCTGAAAAAGGAGAGGGGGTACCTGTCCTCGGGGCTGCTGATATGGTAAGTATGCTTAAAGATACCCCTGAAGCCAGGAAGTTTGTAGACTTTTTATCAACACCTGAAGCCCAGACAATCTTTATCAAAGAACTGGGTAAAATCGGTGTAAACAAAACAATAGACCTGGCAGTATACCCTGATAAGATTACCAGGAAGATGGCCAGAACTCTGTTAAATGCCTCTGTTTTCAGGTTTGATGGTTCTAATTCAATGCCGGCAGCTGTAGGTTCTGGTGCTTTTAACCCGGGTATCCTGGATTATGTTAGGGGAAAAGACTTAGATGATGTCTTAAAATCTATTGAAGCTGTAGCTGAAGAAAACTATTAA